ACGGCAAACACACTTCCATTAACTGGCAGGAGGTTACCGATCTGATCATCACACGCTATGCAGATAGGCTTTGGTTCATGGCAGAAAGAGCTCAGTCAATATTGGAGTTCCAAGGCGAGCTCAACCATCTGACAAATACCCATATCGACTACGGCGAGAAAGACATATATCATGCCGCCTGTTCACGCTGCGAACGCCACTATATCCGCTCAGCCACGCCCAAGACTCCAGAAGACCATCTTATTCTCGCCGCCATGGAGGAAGTGACGCATGCTATCTGCGAGAGACTATTCGTAGTGCGCCTTTTCATCAAGAATCGGATCAGGATTGACAAGCTCAAATACAACGACAAAGTACCTGCGAGCCGTATGGATGAACTTCTTCAATCTTCAAAGAAGGCTATCAGGGAGTTGATGGACCAGCTGAAGTGGACAAGATGGAAGGAGTGCACCACCTGTGAATTTCACGAGGTGTGCTTTGTGCCGCTGTGGCCTGTCGGTGACAAGGACTCGTACGAGCAGCCCAACTGCAGGAATCATTCTTCGATTCAGAATAGCTGGTGGGATAACCGGTACTGGGATATGCCGAAGATGCCGCATGCGCCGAAGCCGCCTTCGCGTGAGGACCTTTAAGGAGCAACAAGAGAAACGTTTTCCCCATTACATACCATGCAGAACAGCCTGTTGATGTCCGAAGATGACTGAACCCCTGAAAAAGACAAGTCAtgttgaagaaaaaagaatCGGCCTTTTAAGGAAAGGCAAAAGTTTGATTGCATCAGCCGTGAATCGAACACggggcccatcgatggcaacgatggattttacCACTAAACCACTGATGCTGTTGGATTTGTTGAAGGTTCGGGTCGGAGTGAGGCATTTTGTGTGCGGAGTTGCGTCCCGGGCCTAGCCCTGCATGATGGACAGGGGGCCCCCTTTTTTCTAAACATGCAATGGATTCCTGGCCCTTGATTGTATTTCATGAATGGGGAGGCACATAGGAAGCATTCTTTTGCTGGAAGTCATTGTATAAGAAAGGTATCAACATAAACACAGTCACCCCCTGAAATTGATGAAGACATTTACAAGCACCACGCATACATCATTATCCCGGGTATTTGCACCCGTCCGCCAAAATCAGCTCAAGTCTCCCGCTCCATAACTCTTACATAGAAGTCATTGATCAAGAACAGGCCAAAGGCATTCGTAAACCTCCACGGTTTTGAGGGCTTAGCGACGGCCCAGTCGAAGTTGCGGAACCACTGTCATCTGGTTAGCACACCCGACGCTTCTCATCATCGTATGTGTAGCCGACGTACCTCAAACAACATCTTGTTGATCTCCATCTGAGCCACGGGCTTGCCCAAGCACTGCCACTTTCCATGCCCGAAAGTCAAGTCGTTGATCCTGGTCATCATGGCCAGCTTCTGTTGATCAGTCTCCAGCAGCCACCTTTCAGGCCGGAAAACATCTGCATCTTCGCCGTAGAGCTCCTTGTCGTGATGCATGGCCAGTGTCGAGACACCAATGCAAGTCCCACCGGGCAAGAAAACCTTCTTCCCGTCGACCACGATGGTATCACCGCCGGCAGGCACATCCTTTGGCAGCAGGTTCAACACAGGTGGCCAGATTCTGAGTCCTTCCCGGATGACGGCCTGCATGTACGGCATCTGCTTCGCAACAGCATGAGGAACAATCCCATCACCCCAAGTTCTCTTGGCATGAACGGCATCAATCTCCTCTTGCAGTTTCTTTTGCACCCTCGGCGTACCCAAAACATGGAGCATGATGCCTCTCAACGCACCGGCGGTGGTGTCAGACCCAGCAACCACTATCATGTCGTTAGCATTCCCGACCTGAAATTATACCCAAAGTAGGAAAAAAGAGAACTCACTCTGCTCCAAAACCTCACTCCTCAactcatcccccctcaccccatgCCGATAAAAGCTCGCCAACATATCCCTCCTTGTATCTGTTGCCGCGTTCTTCACTCTCTCGTCGATATACCTGAACGTCTCCCTCATCATGGCGCCAAAACCGGTCTTATCCTTCGGGCTGGGTCCCAAAAACTTCCCAATCACCGGCGCCTGCACCAACCAAGCCAGATTCAGCGACATAAACATGTTCCCGATCAGCAACCCATCCTCTGAGCTCTTGACAAAGTTATTGATATCGCTATCCCGATCCAGCATCCCAAATGTGGTCCCAAACGCCACGAGCGAAATGACGTCCATGGTGAAGAACTGAATCTTCTTTGCCAAgtccatcttcttcacaGGGCCGCCATCAACAGAGAGGTAGTTTCTGCGGATGAGATCGAGGAAGGCAACAACACGGCTGTCGACCGACCCTTCTAACTCGAGGTTCTCCCGGCCGGAGTACTATTTCCCTCGTTAATTTTGCTGATTCCAAGATGGAAAGCACAGAATCCCAACTCACCCCAGGTGCAATCTTCTTCCTGGTAGCATCATGCTTCTCCGTGTCCGCCTGACTGAAAATGTTATCCCTCTGGTACTCGACCCTCACCGCCTTGAAGTACCAGTCACTCCTCCGATATCCAGGTTTGGTGTTGACATGGATCCAGACTTCGGGTGACGAGGAAAGAACAGAATTTGGTCCGATGCGTGCAATCTTGCCTGTAATCCCCaatccatcatcagcaatcGCTCCTCAAACAAAAAGCCATGATTCACAAAGACTTACCATATCGTTCCGAAATATCATAATAATACTGATAAGCCCTCTCATTCCAAATCGACCAATTATGCGGTATATCGCTCCAGCCCGCAAACCACGGGCCCGGCACATGCGCCAACTTGAAGTACGTCCTGATTTGACTCAAGAAATAAACCGCAACGAAAGCCACAGTGATCTCAACCTTGTGCTCAGACACAAGGTCAACGACCTGAGTCAAGGTCTGGCTGACAGCCATGATGACCAACAAACAAGAACCAAAATGGAAAAGACGAGGATAGTCGTCGAAAAAAAACGAGGATACGAATACCGAGAACCTGGGTCCGGCATCCAGCTATAAAACCACCTGAGAAGCATGTGGTTCCACAAAAATCTCACTCACATCCACCCCAGCCCGCCCTCCTTTCGCAAAGCTACCTGTCTGTCACCATATCACACGGCACTATCGATACCCTTTAGACTCCTCCCAAAACCTGTCGCAATTCCCAATCTCTGCCGTGACAGGTATAGACTGCATTCTACAGCTTCCAAGTAAGTCTAGCGTCCCCGTTCTCCCGCCCGGAGCCAATGCAGCCCTTTGGtaccccatcacccatcacGGTCCCAGCAATTGCCCACCCCTCCAAtcacaaccaccctcccgctTTCCTGACCCATATGCAAAGCCGGCTGGCACCACAACTCTGGGGCTACGTCCGTGTCAACAGGGGCAGAGGGGACAGAGGTCTCtagaaccaaaaaaaaacaaggtAACGAATTCTCAATTCCCCCCATCATTGGCCCGCTAAAACTCTTATATGGTTGCCTGCCCCTAGCTCACAACTCCCGCATATCGCCCCTGTCATttaacaacaacaacaaccccaccacagcaccatcatccccaccatcaccaccatcaccaccactatcGTGGACAAAAAGCCTCGCTAGTACaaatcccccccttttccctcccaaTCACCTCCATACAGCGCCATCCTCGGATCATCCAAGTCCAACCAGCCCAAAAACGGGCTACTGATACCCGATCAGCTTCTGCAAATCAGCGTCGTAATACTCGCAGATCTTCTCAAGCGAGGACGCCAAGTATTGGTTCTCTTCCTGTTTACAGCGTTAGCTTTccttccctctctttccAAAAAAAGTGGGGAGGGTTCTCACCTGTCGTAGATACCCCTTTGTCATAAAACAACTGTaaatcaacctctcctcatcccttGTCGTGTTAGCACTACCTTCATGAAAGCAGCTGCTAAGCATCGCGAACCCATCCCCGGGGTTCATCTCCGCAAAAAAAGCTAGCTCTTCCCCTAGGAGGCTCCATCTGATCCCAGAGATGGCTCCCCGGAATGAACCTGGTCGCGCCATTGGCCTTTGTGGTCTTGTTCCCGGCGACGAACCATCCGATGCCAGTGTCACGCCCGATTTTGTATTGGTCAGCTGTGATGGCCATGAGGACATTATGCTGAATCATATCATCGTGGTGCAGCTCCTGGGCTCTGGCGCCGGGGTTGATAGAAAAGACAATTGTGTTGTTGAGCTGAGGGCGGGAGATGGATGTCTCGAGTTTTTGCCCCAGCCAGGATTTATACTCTGCTGTGAGCATCTTGCTGCAGACGGCTTGGTATAACGGGTTGGCGACGACGCTCTTGAAGAAGGTGGGTGATTTGCCGGCAAGGCCGTAGACCCGGCGGGTTTCGGGAGGGAAGAAGTCGCCTTTCCAGGGCTTGTCGGCTTCGATGAAGGGGCGGACGTCTTTCTCGATGCCATCTAGTGTTTCTTGGGGGATGACGTTTCGGATGAGCGCTTGGACAATGTCATCTGGGTTGGCGCTGGCTGGGAACTCTTTCACGTTGGGAAGGTCGGAGGCAAGGCGAGCAACCATGTTGAGAATTTCGTTGTTGTGAGGAATTGACCAGATTGGTAGACAAGTTTGTCAAAGAAGTGGTCATATCTGCTTGATGGCCAAAGACACCGTCTTCTGCAGAGAAGATCGCCATTTTATAGCCAGTTGCCTCTGCCACTACACCATTGATACCATCTGCAAGATGGCTATCCCATTACGAACAACCAACATCAGAATGATACAGCCGCCTGGTCTCGGCGTGGTGTACTTGAGAGAAGTGGGAGATTAGCGCGGTCAATTCTGTGATTGGTCCAGCCCACACTTGAAGATAAGAGAGGTGTGATGCAGACAATTGCGGCCTagctggtggttggatggCGTGGTGGTGTAGTGGAACATCATAATGCGGGCATTTCACAAACACCTTTGTGGCAAAGGTTTCCCGGACCACTAGCAGCAACCCACTGGTTCTATCTCTACTTTATCAATCTCTCAATATCTCCACGGTTCACtgttaaaaaaaagaaagcctcaccaccaagggtTGACACCACAAAGAAGTCCCATAGAATGGCCAGActgaaaaacaaaaaaaagatcgAATGGAATGAATCGTTTCAACGGGAATTGAGCCCGACGTGGGGgtcgaacccacaaccttgagatGACGGAGGAACTCCTTAAGAGTCTCACGCTCTACCGATTGAGCTAGCCGGGCGTGGCTATACCCATTTGTTGATGTTTCATGAGCCCTGTTTTGGATTTATGAGGGAATTTGTGGGTGTGGAGGCTTGAAGGCTAGGATGTGGCTGCTTGTTGTGGTACTGACTCGGGGCGTGGCAAAGGTTCCAGGGGTATCTTGGCTCGGGACTAGCTCAGCATGAACACTGGCCCATGGGTGGCCATTGCTGCTGAGAAGCTGTCATTGTCTGGAACAGTTCTACCCGTCCAAACAGACTCGAGTAGGTCGATAGTCTGGCGAATGTTACCGAAGCCGTATTTGCGGTGCATAGCGAACATCCAGACTATCATTTCGAGGGAAATCCAATGCTGATTCTGAAAGATATACTGCTAAAAGTTGAGGAAGATTTCTCTTCCCATTTTTACATTCACACCCCCCCATGCTTCCAATAGCCTCGGGCTCATAAGCGCCAACAGAAAATAAAACTTGAAAATAAAACGGGCCGGCAAAAATAAATATAGGGACCCTAACGTGTGTGATAAGCAAGTGCCGCACTTTTTGACGTGACTTGACCCTCCATATTTAACCTTCTATTTCTCAACTAGAAGCTACGTCTTTTACTTCTAACGAAGCTATAGTAATTCTGGCCGCAAACGAGCCGCAGCGAGGATTTACAAGGTTAACGATAGAACTATTCGGCGTCTAGTTGCCGGTACATttgcacgacgcgataccCTAGCCAACTCGCGTAAATTTACGgattattaaaatatagtaTATATTTGTAGATTTTACAATATATTTTTTCTCGTGGCTTATAGTATTTAAAAGCTTTAAGCCATAGCGCCTATAACGCCTATAGCGGTTATAAAGAGCTAACGTACTTTATAAGCGAGTCAGTTATATAAGTGGGCCAGTCACTTTTCGGCCTCGACGCGTCCTCCTACACTCAACATTAACTTTCTCTATAACCTAACATACCTCCTACCTTAAATAAAGCCAGgataatcttagcccttaAAGCCATTTAAAAGACTCCGAAATTAAGCCTTCGAGCCGCAGCAAAGCTatatgttaaaatacagcttttgtttgtagattttacagtgtatctgagccttgtatattacagggcctcagaggcaatatgatggcttgaatcagcagtgtttagagactgcggttaccggagcggaggctcggcctccggaagcaatccgaggtcccggaaagccgagcgctaaggccggtgccctgcagtggtcaaacggtagcggcaacgtggcctgcagtggttaaacggtagcggcaacgtagCCTGTAACGaggcccctaaccttatatttggttagcgcatttagcgggcgttcgggcccgggaaacgcgcgttcaggcccgggaacggagcTACCCTCGGGAagcaagtaagaggccgatggcctataagacctctgcttcacaccctatccactgtggtattttttagtctataaggttcaatcaatatactggttcaccacactcatcagtgcctcacaagcctatgttacagtgattctcttctatatattacagggcgccgcccctgtaatcctccctccttcagtgccacggcaactatcgaatgctgcagtcaaagtcttcttcgctctcagtgtactgcgccgatagctatttgagcctatatttacaggcctcaatagcacctactTCAACATATACCGAATATAACTTACCGTTTACTTAGCGTATTATaactattaataatagctAGACTATTAATCCGGTAAGGCTAGATTAGATTAAGTATTTCGATTATTATACAGCGCTCCGGATAAAAagtaaataccggttattaatcctcgacggctATAAAAGCTATTACTTAACTAAATTCGAACGTTATTATTAAtagaaaaatattattacgctTTATATACTTCTATACTCCTTCTATTTCCTTTAGCTACTCGATATTAGTTACTTTAAGCCGTTAAAATAAGCGTATGGTTGCTAGATCGAGGATTTAAtacgtatatatattaactatataaataagctcgagttcctctatgCCTTCCGTAAGGCCTTTTTCGCTTCTATAATAGAAAAGAATATATAGAGTAGCTTTATAAGTGCTAGCCTTATATCGTACGATCTAGAAAAAGTGCTTTTTAGGTtagatataaagctttatatattaatatctTTAAACATACGGCCCGGCACTATATAACTTTAGGTCTCCTAGATActatataaccctcgagaagctaacTTATAATTAACGCTTATTAAAACTTGTATTactaactattaaaatagcttTCCGACTTTAATACTAGCTACGGTAAACTAGCTTACTAAAGGtataacggctataatatacTAGGTAGCTCTTCTTTGTAtagaggtctcttcgctccgtaaaGCTAATAAAGCACTAAGCAAGTGCCggaaagccaaaaaaaatacgtataaggcttggagggtcacttactatATAAaaggcacaggatctactagATTAGAAAGCCGTAGGCAAGcaggtaatccaggaaaatcgACAAAGTGGTAGTGGTATAGGGAAGTCTTGTACGAAGACTTAATGCTGTGGTGtatgcggcaagcctggccataacGCGCGCACTTACTAGGAGACTACAGATGCTTTAGACTTAGCTGTTTCTAATGTTATTATAGTTGGTTAATAGTTTCGTTGTATTATAATGGAGGATGGTAATTATAAGGTAATTGAAAGTGACCGGCTCACTTatataacgtacattataagcgagtgaccaatataagcgagcgaccacTTTTTTCACGCAACGCCtaacctcaccctcaaaaccTTATTTTCTCAACAATCCAAAATGCCATCTAATTCAAAGGAAGCCCAtataatcttagcccttaAGGCtctttaaaataataaaaatctAAGTATATTAGCGGCAGCCAAGATATATAACGTCGATCGCAGTACGCTTAGATACCGACGCGCCGGCCGGCTTACACAACGCGATACTACGCCcaaatcgaagaagcttacttAATCCGAAGAGGatactattatttaatatattactaaGCTATGTACGCGAGCTTTTCTACTAAGATTGCGtagtgtggaagatatggctaaccaactgctacgcgtacgcgacgcgccccctATTAGCAAGCTCTAGGCATATAACTTTATTAAACGTTAGCCAGAGCTCCGTACGCGCTTTACGcgtaaatataattattagAGGGCTAAATGCAAGGATCTAAAGATTATTAGCGAGTGGTTCGCACTTATGCGGAATACTAAGGctaagtacggtattatagataacgatatttataacttcgaggagactgggtttataataggtattatcttcgcgggtataGTAATTACGATCTTAAACGGCCTTAATAAAGCGAAACTAGCCTAGCTTAGTAACCGCGAATAAATAACGGTAATCCAGGGAGTTAATACCCTCGGCTAGGCCATCTTtccttttattattttaaccgcgtaatactattttactaattaatataccgaGTATAACCTACCGTTTACTTAGCGTATCGTaactattaataatagctAAACTATTAATacggtaggcctagattaaattaaatacttcgactattatatagcgtctCGTATAAAAagcaaataccggttattaatcctcgatggccacgaAAGCTACTACTCGACTAAATTCGAGCGCCACTACTAGCAGAAcaatattattacgctctataTACCTCCATACtcctcctacctcctccagccactcgatattAACTGCTTtaggccgctaaaacaggcgtacggtcgccagatcgaggacttaatatatatatatatattaactatataaataaGCTTAAGTTCCTCTATACCTTCTGCGAGGCTTTTTTTACCTTTATAATAAAGAGGAATATATAGGGTAGCTTTGCGGGTGCTAGCCTTATACTATACGATCCAAAGAAGGTATTTTCtaaattaaatataaagcttcgtacgctaACACCTCCAAACTTACGGCCGGGCACAGCACTCCTTTAGGTCTCCCAGACActatataaccctcgagaagctaatTTATAgttaacgcttattaagactcgcattactaactattaaaatagctccccgacTTTAATATTAGCTACGGTAGACTagcttactaagggtataacggctataatatacCAGGtagctctccttcgtgcaaaggtctcttcgctccgtaaggccaataaggcactaagtaagcgccggaaAACTAAAAAAACACATATAAGGCTTAaagggtcacttactgtataagaggcacaggatctactagattagaaggccgtggatagggagggagtgtaagaaacgcagccggatagtagtaataTAGGGagggctcgtacgaaggttcagtACTGTAGTATATGCGGTAAGCCTGGGCATAATACGCGCACTTACCAGGAGGCTACAGaatcatctgattcagctatttctaatataattatagttGCTTCCTAGTATTATTGTATAGTAATTAAGGATAATAGTATAAAGGTTGTGAAAAAgtggtcgctcgcttatattggtcgctcgcttataatgtacgttaacCGGCTCGCTTATAAAGTACGTTACAAAGTTCTTATATAAAGCTACTGTAGCTAACTAAACCGGTAAAAGTTATAGGAATTAATAAGGAAGAAAACGAGGTTTTAGATAACTATAAAAGGCTTCCTTTATAGTGTATTTGGAAtagctttttcttttataagTTTAAATTTAAGTTAAACaattataattaatatattaatttACTATACTTTCTTCCCATATAGAATTCCTTATAGTTTagtatttactattatatttatagGATATAgttttttatatttaatttcCTTCGGTGCTACCTCGCACTATTATATTTCGTAATCCAAGATCCTTAGACTCTTTAAGTAGAGGAAGATCGGATTATATAGCCTAGTAAAAAAAAGATAATAATATagaaatatatatagagatatatataataataggCGTCGAGGCGTTATATTAGTAGCACTTAACGGCTCAGCTTAGATATTCCGGAATCTAGATACagaatatttaataatatttaacttaacttttttctttatcgAAATAATATTTCAACGGTATCGAGTTCCGCCCTTTAAACGTCCTTAATAGTAGTTATTGGTATCGGATAAAACCTATTAGTAATTTTTTAGATCCCTGATAGGCTAATATAGATCTCATCGCATAAGTCTACCTTAGTATTAAACCTAGTAAATAAATCTATAACTTAAACCGGACTAGCTATTGTATTTTAGCTAACCGCCTAAGCTGGAATAGCTCTATTTAGTTCTTTAACTTACTTATTTTTCTCTGCGCTTAGCCCAAGTGGGATAATCTACGCCACCTAGGTAGTCCCTTTATCAGTTTTTATCTCCTAACCGCTATTAATAAGGTACTTAGTTTAAAACAACTTACGATAATCCTAATATATTAATTCCGCCTTTTTATCTATCTCGTAAGCGTAAAATACGCCCTAAGCAGCTTTTTCGTCCCCGGCGTTCCTTTAATAATATCTACGCTGCCTAAGTGTATCGTCACTACGTTAGTAAAGTTCTTTCCTAACTAGTCCGACACCCGACCCTCGTTCGCTATCTAGATAGCGAGGAAACCCGGGTAGCCCTCGTAGTCACGGTTAAACTCAGAATCGTCGCAGATCTCACCCGCATACTGGCTGCTAACGAGATCGACCGAATCGTACAGCTTTAGGTCGTTTTGCAGGCGGAAGTAGATTCAGGCTCGCCAGCAGCCATAGTCGGTTATCGAGTCGCCTAAGGGCATCTATCTAACTGGCTTTTAGTCCCTTTATTTTGGGAGGAATAGGGATAGAGCATATGGAAAGAATAAAACAGTTAGGATATAGGGCCTTATTGTAAGTTGTTGTAAAggtaataaagttaaagttAAATTACAAGGCGCAAAGGAGGTATACGGGGCAGCTAAGGGATAATATAGTACCCTAAGTAGAGTAGTGTTTATCCGGCAAGAGATATCCGGGATCAGGTTACTATATAGTGCACAAAACGGCACTGTAAATACGGAAGATCTAGTCCGCGAGCTACGCAGCTATATAATAAGAGCGTgatttataatatatttactttcaTTATATCTCGTGTCATTATTATTCTAGCCCATCCAACACTATATTTCCTACTTAAAACCCCCTTTATATATTATGGTTCACAACTATTATCTTCTTCCCTTCTATATCTACTTATAAAACCCTGAACACCTTACTTTAAtactctccctccccggcgTCCCCTCGGGCATCTGCGGGTTAATAAAAGCAGTATACGGTGTTACCCCCGaaacccccttcttcctgccCGGCAACCGGCCCCCCTTAGAGGCAAAGGACTTAATGAGTATCGCCTCCCCAGGCGTTATATCCTTAATGTAGTACAGCTTGTGGTTCTCATTGGGCAGCACGCCATATGTCTTGCTCTTAACCTCGTATCCCTCAAGCGAGTCGAGCGTCTCCTGCGACGGCTTAATTTCCTTGCCCCtatcgtcgccgtcgtcccCTTCGTTGCGCTTAGGGTAGAGCAAGCTAACCGGCACAAGATCCTCGGGCGCGGTGGTGCGGTAGTTAATTACCGCTAGGGGGAAGTCGGTGGCGGGGTGCCGGATGGGTCTCCAGACGTTGATGAGCTGGTAGCgcttttggaggagggcgtcgACCTCTTCCTTGGGCGTGATGTGCCGCCGTACTCTGGC
The sequence above is a segment of the Podospora pseudoanserina strain CBS 124.78 chromosome 5, whole genome shotgun sequence genome. Coding sequences within it:
- a CDS encoding hypothetical protein (EggNog:ENOG503Q45R; COG:Q) is translated as MAVSQTLTQVVDLVSEHKVEITVAFVAVYFLSQIRTYFKLAHVPGPWFAGWSDIPHNWSIWNERAYQYYYDISERYGKIARIGPNSVLSSSPEVWIHVNTKPGYRRSDWYFKAVRVEYQRDNIFSQADTEKHDATRKKIAPGYSGRENLELEGSVDSRVVAFLDLIRRNYLSVDGGPVKKMDLAKKIQFFTMDVISLVAFGTTFGMLDRDSDINNFVKSSEDGLLIGNMFMSLNLAWLVQAPVIGKFLGPSPKDKTGFGAMMRETFRYIDERVKNAATDTRRDMLASFYRHGVRGDELRSEVLEQMVAGSDTTAGALRGIMLHVLGTPRVQKKLQEEIDAVHAKRTWGDGIVPHAVAKQMPYMQAVIREGLRIWPPVLNLLPKDVPAGGDTIVVDGKKVFLPGGTCIGVSTLAMHHDKELYGEDADVFRPERWLLETDQQKLAMMTRINDLTFGHGKWQCLGKPVAQMEINKMLFEWFRNFDWAVAKPSKPWRFTNAFGLFLINDFYVRVMERET